A genomic segment from Deltaproteobacteria bacterium encodes:
- a CDS encoding sulfite exporter TauE/SafE family protein, with amino-acid sequence MSELFLILVTFVASTTAAVVGLGGGILLISVMPGLIPTFAIIPVHGMVQIFSNLTRTLFGLRYVVWSFFAPFVVGAVLGAALGSMLVVDLRSDYLPLIIGCFILLITWAPAIRSVPQIPGKFGIIGAVQTFLSLFVGVVGPLNMPFLIREGLSRDRVVITHSTQMTAVHVIKVSTFFLLGFTFAPYLYLIAGMVLSATLGSWVGTRWRSRVPEALFRTILKWVVTLLALRMILGVGL; translated from the coding sequence GTGTCCGAACTCTTCCTCATCCTGGTGACCTTCGTCGCCTCCACCACTGCCGCGGTCGTGGGCCTCGGCGGCGGCATCTTGCTGATCTCGGTCATGCCCGGGCTCATCCCCACGTTCGCCATCATCCCGGTGCACGGGATGGTCCAGATCTTCAGCAACCTCACCCGCACGCTGTTCGGCCTGCGCTACGTGGTGTGGTCGTTCTTCGCGCCCTTCGTAGTCGGGGCGGTGTTGGGCGCCGCCCTGGGCTCGATGCTGGTGGTGGACCTCCGCTCCGACTACCTGCCGTTGATCATCGGCTGTTTCATCCTTCTCATCACCTGGGCTCCGGCCATCCGAAGCGTGCCTCAAATTCCCGGCAAGTTCGGCATCATCGGCGCGGTGCAGACCTTCCTTTCGCTCTTCGTCGGCGTTGTGGGCCCCCTGAACATGCCGTTCCTGATACGCGAGGGCCTGTCCCGCGATCGCGTGGTGATCACGCACTCCACGCAGATGACCGCGGTGCACGTCATCAAGGTGTCCACTTTCTTCTTGCTTGGATTCACCTTTGCACCGTACCTTTACCTGATAGCCGGCATGGTCCTGAGTGCGACCCTGGGCTCCTGGGTGGGCACCCGCTGGCGCTCACGGGTGCCGGAGGCCCTGTTCCGAACGATTCTCAAGTGGGTCGTCACGCTGCTGGCGCTACGGATGATCCTGGGCGTGGGACTCTAG
- a CDS encoding fumarylacetoacetate hydrolase family protein encodes MRWCRFRSDNKTAFGFIDDADSVSVIGGSPFENYTVTGETHALADVKLLAPVVPPTFYAAGVNYREHVTFAAQVRGEEPVFPPKPDVGYRAVNALAADGDAIVIPHDASEKVQYEGELVAVIGRTCRNVPEDEALDYVFGYTIGNDVSERTWQRSDRTLWRAKNTDTFKPMGPWIITDLDPDDLHVTITLNDRVVGEYDVKDAIFGVARYISAMSRYLTLVPGDVLWMGTDGATENMKDGDVVAVEINHIGTLCNPVVREQDPAGP; translated from the coding sequence ATGAGGTGGTGCAGGTTCCGAAGCGACAACAAGACGGCCTTCGGGTTCATCGACGACGCGGACAGCGTCAGCGTCATCGGCGGCAGCCCCTTCGAGAACTACACCGTCACCGGCGAGACCCACGCCCTGGCGGACGTCAAGCTGCTGGCGCCGGTCGTGCCGCCGACCTTCTACGCCGCGGGGGTCAACTACCGGGAGCACGTTACGTTCGCCGCACAGGTTCGCGGCGAGGAGCCCGTGTTCCCACCCAAGCCCGACGTGGGGTACCGGGCGGTCAACGCGCTGGCGGCTGACGGAGACGCCATCGTCATTCCCCATGACGCCTCCGAGAAGGTGCAGTACGAGGGCGAGCTGGTGGCGGTCATCGGCCGCACCTGCCGCAACGTGCCCGAGGACGAAGCGCTGGACTACGTGTTCGGCTACACAATCGGCAACGACGTGAGCGAGCGTACGTGGCAGCGCTCCGACCGCACCCTGTGGCGCGCCAAGAACACCGACACCTTCAAGCCCATGGGCCCGTGGATCATCACCGATCTCGACCCGGACGACCTGCACGTGACCATCACCTTGAACGACCGGGTGGTGGGCGAATACGACGTGAAGGACGCCATCTTCGGCGTGGCCCGCTACATCAGCGCCATGAGCCGCTACCTGACCCTGGTGCCGGGCGATGTGCTCTGGATGGGCACGGACGGCGCCACCGAGAACATGAAGGACGGCGACGTGGTGGCGGTGGAAATCAATCACATCGGCACGCTGTGCAATCCCGTGGTGCGGGAACAGGATCCGGCGGGTCCCTGA
- a CDS encoding bifunctional 2-methylcitrate dehydratase/aconitate hydratase: MTDVSVRDAQRPRPDAVLSDMAAYALSEGPFSEEARETARLCLMDSLGCALAALEFPACTKLLGPVVPGAVMPGGARVPGTAWELDPVQAAFNIGAMIRWLDFNDTFLAAEWGHPSDNLGAILAVADYLDRRAGDGAGGVTMGDVLTAMIKAHEIQGVVALENSFNRVGLDHVLLVRVASTAVAAAMLGGDEEQVVNALSNAWIDGGALRTYRHAPNTGSRKSWAAGDAAGRAVRLALMALQGEMGYPSALSAKGWGYYDVLFKSRPFSFSQPYGSYVMENVLFKISFPAEFHAQTAVEAALELHGAVKDRLDDIERVVIETQEAGSRIIDKTGPLDNPADRDHCLQYMVAIPLIHGELTARHYEDEVAVDPRIDALRDKMEVRENPQFTVDYMDPDKRAIGNAVQVFFKDGSATARVEVAYPIGHRRRRSEGVPLLEEKFERHLAARLSAAKCDAILQACASRDVLEAMRVRDFMDHWVVADR, from the coding sequence ATGACCGACGTTTCCGTGCGTGACGCCCAACGGCCCCGGCCCGATGCGGTCCTCTCCGACATGGCCGCCTATGCCCTCTCCGAAGGGCCGTTCTCCGAAGAGGCGCGGGAGACCGCGCGCCTATGTCTCATGGACAGCCTGGGCTGCGCCCTAGCGGCGCTGGAGTTCCCGGCGTGCACCAAGCTGCTGGGGCCGGTGGTGCCCGGCGCCGTCATGCCCGGAGGCGCGCGCGTGCCCGGCACCGCGTGGGAGCTGGACCCCGTGCAGGCCGCCTTCAACATCGGCGCCATGATCCGCTGGCTCGACTTCAACGACACCTTCCTGGCGGCGGAATGGGGCCACCCCTCCGACAACCTGGGCGCGATCCTGGCGGTGGCGGACTACCTCGACCGCCGCGCGGGCGACGGCGCCGGCGGCGTCACCATGGGCGACGTGCTCACGGCCATGATCAAGGCCCACGAGATCCAGGGCGTCGTGGCGCTGGAGAACAGCTTCAACCGCGTCGGGCTGGACCACGTGCTGCTGGTGCGCGTGGCCAGCACCGCGGTGGCGGCGGCCATGCTCGGCGGCGACGAGGAGCAGGTGGTAAACGCCCTCTCCAACGCCTGGATCGACGGCGGCGCGCTGCGCACCTACCGCCACGCGCCCAACACCGGCTCGCGCAAGAGCTGGGCCGCGGGCGACGCCGCCGGCCGCGCGGTGCGGCTGGCGCTCATGGCGCTCCAGGGGGAGATGGGCTATCCGTCGGCGCTCTCGGCCAAGGGCTGGGGCTACTATGACGTGCTCTTCAAAAGCCGGCCCTTCTCGTTCAGCCAGCCCTACGGCAGCTACGTCATGGAGAACGTGCTGTTCAAGATCTCCTTTCCCGCGGAGTTCCACGCCCAGACCGCGGTGGAGGCGGCGCTGGAGCTGCACGGCGCGGTGAAGGATCGGCTCGACGACATCGAGCGCGTCGTCATCGAGACCCAGGAGGCGGGCTCACGCATCATCGACAAGACCGGACCGCTGGATAACCCCGCGGACCGGGACCACTGCCTGCAGTACATGGTGGCGATCCCGCTGATCCACGGCGAACTGACCGCGCGGCACTACGAGGACGAGGTAGCCGTGGACCCACGCATCGACGCGCTGCGCGACAAGATGGAGGTGCGGGAGAACCCGCAATTCACCGTCGACTACATGGACCCGGACAAGCGCGCCATCGGCAACGCGGTGCAGGTGTTCTTCAAGGACGGCAGCGCCACGGCGCGGGTGGAAGTGGCCTACCCCATCGGCCACCGCAGGCGCCGGAGCGAGGGCGTGCCGCTCCTGGAAGAGAAGTTCGAGCGCCACCTCGCGGCGCGCCTTTCCGCGGCCAAGTGCGACGCGATACTCCAGGCGTGCGCCTCCCGGGATGTCCTGGAAGCGATGCGGGTGCGGGATTTCATGGATCATTGGGTGGTGGCAGACCGATAG
- the prpB gene encoding methylisocitrate lyase yields the protein MEHERSPGARFRRAVQEERPLQVVGAINAYCALLAERQGFRALYLSGAGVANASFAQPDLGITTLNDVLEDVRRITGASPLPLLVDIDTGWGTAFNISRTIREMVRAQAAAVHMEDQVAAKRCGHRPNKQIVPTDEMVDRIKAAADGRTDDQFVIMARTDAFASEGLDAALERVRRYVEAGADMIFPEAVYTLEHYRAFCDNVDVPVLANLTEFGKTPLFGVDELREAGVGLVLYPLSAFRAMSQTAMEVYRTIREDGTQSGLTERMQTREQLYDVLGYHAYEQKLDALFSKE from the coding sequence ATGGAACACGAGAGATCACCGGGAGCCAGGTTCCGGCGCGCCGTGCAGGAAGAACGCCCGCTGCAGGTGGTGGGCGCCATCAACGCCTACTGCGCGCTGCTGGCCGAGCGCCAGGGGTTCCGCGCGCTCTACCTTTCCGGCGCGGGAGTGGCCAACGCTTCCTTCGCCCAGCCCGACCTGGGCATCACCACCCTGAATGACGTGCTCGAGGACGTGCGCCGGATCACCGGGGCCAGCCCGCTGCCGCTGCTGGTGGACATCGACACGGGCTGGGGCACTGCCTTCAACATCTCCCGCACCATCCGCGAGATGGTCCGGGCGCAGGCCGCGGCCGTGCACATGGAAGACCAGGTCGCGGCCAAGCGCTGCGGCCACCGGCCCAACAAGCAGATCGTTCCGACGGACGAGATGGTGGACCGCATCAAGGCGGCGGCCGACGGCCGCACCGACGACCAATTCGTGATCATGGCGCGCACCGATGCCTTCGCCAGCGAGGGGCTGGACGCGGCGCTGGAGCGGGTGCGGCGCTACGTGGAGGCCGGCGCGGACATGATCTTCCCGGAGGCCGTGTACACGCTGGAACATTACCGCGCCTTCTGCGACAACGTGGACGTGCCGGTGCTGGCCAACCTGACGGAGTTCGGCAAGACGCCGCTGTTCGGCGTGGATGAGTTGCGCGAGGCCGGCGTGGGGCTCGTGCTCTATCCGCTTTCCGCGTTCCGCGCCATGAGCCAGACCGCCATGGAGGTCTACCGCACGATCCGCGAGGACGGCACCCAGAGCGGCTTGACGGAGCGGATGCAGACCCGGGAGCAGCTCTACGACGTGCTCGGCTACCATGCCTACGAGCAGAAGCTGGACGCCCTGTTCAGCAAGGAATAG